In the Flavisolibacter tropicus genome, one interval contains:
- a CDS encoding SusD/RagB family nutrient-binding outer membrane lipoprotein yields the protein MKHYIKIFGFILAGSLLIQGCTKDYPEINTDPLSSSQASFNPNYLLTTSELTYTGSTDFSYETWRANLIYASTMIQGLSTVVSYWAGDKYLLNQGYTGAYWEKAYPDQVKSVVDLVQFTKDKTQYKNLYQIARIMKALIFERITDLYGDVPYSEAGLGYYSNNYFPKYDKQQDIYNDLLKEVEEATNALDPAADKPSGDVIYNGDIAKWQRFGNSLLLRIGMRLVKVDAAKAQATATKVQGKTFTSNADNALLKHDATGGRTTINRNSQVLIGDGGQEHYYVKWSKTFIDMLKTNTDPRLGRIAVTKLYTDPNSKIQSTSFITTPAVQKGMPNGKDLSGIAGRDISSDPSYTTFPDYSSPNPGMIKRDGPTFILTYAETELLLADAAQRFGITTSGSAAQHYNNGVKAAITYLGQYDATLAIPDAEADAYIATHPYVAATGLQMINTQYWIHTNTMFDFYESWSNWRRTGFPVLVPVNYPNNVTNGTIPRRFLYPSFEANTNPVNYKAAQEGIPGGDLLTSRVWWDKQ from the coding sequence ATGAAACACTATATAAAAATATTTGGTTTTATTCTGGCTGGGTCCCTGTTGATACAAGGGTGTACTAAGGATTATCCAGAAATCAACACAGACCCCCTATCTTCTTCTCAGGCTAGTTTTAATCCTAATTATCTCTTAACTACTTCCGAGCTAACTTATACAGGTAGCACCGATTTTAGTTATGAAACCTGGCGCGCTAATTTGATCTATGCATCTACCATGATACAAGGTTTGTCCACTGTGGTAAGCTATTGGGCAGGTGACAAGTATTTACTGAACCAGGGCTATACGGGTGCTTATTGGGAGAAAGCTTACCCGGATCAGGTGAAATCAGTTGTGGACCTGGTGCAATTCACAAAAGATAAGACGCAGTATAAAAACCTTTACCAGATAGCGCGTATCATGAAGGCTTTGATCTTTGAGCGTATAACAGATTTGTATGGTGATGTGCCTTATTCTGAAGCGGGGTTGGGCTATTATTCTAATAATTATTTTCCTAAGTACGACAAACAGCAGGATATCTATAATGACCTGCTAAAAGAAGTAGAAGAAGCTACTAATGCACTGGATCCTGCAGCAGATAAACCATCTGGTGATGTTATTTATAATGGTGATATTGCTAAGTGGCAACGTTTTGGCAATTCCTTATTATTAAGAATAGGTATGCGCCTGGTAAAAGTTGATGCTGCAAAAGCTCAAGCTACTGCCACAAAGGTGCAGGGCAAAACATTTACCAGTAATGCAGATAATGCTTTACTAAAACATGATGCTACTGGCGGAAGAACAACCATTAACAGAAACAGTCAGGTACTAATTGGCGATGGTGGACAGGAGCATTACTATGTTAAGTGGTCAAAGACATTCATTGACATGCTAAAAACAAATACTGATCCTCGCTTAGGAAGGATTGCCGTTACAAAGCTCTATACGGATCCTAATAGTAAAATACAAAGTACAAGTTTTATCACTACTCCAGCTGTACAGAAAGGTATGCCTAATGGTAAAGATCTAAGCGGTATAGCAGGAAGAGATATTTCTTCTGATCCATCGTATACTACTTTCCCTGACTATTCCTCACCAAATCCTGGCATGATCAAGCGAGATGGCCCTACATTTATCCTGACTTATGCAGAAACAGAGTTGTTATTGGCTGACGCCGCACAGCGATTTGGTATTACCACATCCGGAAGTGCCGCACAGCATTATAACAATGGTGTAAAAGCCGCTATTACATATTTGGGCCAATACGATGCTACATTGGCTATTCCGGATGCGGAAGCCGATGCCTATATTGCAACCCACCCTTATGTAGCCGCTACTGGTCTACAAATGATCAATACGCAATACTGGATCCATACGAATACTATGTTTGACTTTTATGAGTCTTGGTCCAACTGGCGGAGAACAGGTTTCCCTGTATTAGTTCCAGTGAACTATCCTAATAATGTTACGAATGGAACGATCCCACGCCGGTTTTTATATCCATCATTTGAAGCAAACACTAACCCAGTGAATTATAAGGCTGCACAGGAAGGCATTCCGGGTGGTGATTTGCTAACATCACGCGTATGGTGGGATAAGCAATAA